taattttctattactaaattctgataagacagagacaTTAATTATTGGTGCAAAAACCAGTACatagaagctctcacaattcagcttgcatttagaaggatgtactattactactaggtCAACAGTgcaagacctgggcgtaatattagacagcaacttgtcctttgattcaagattcaagaagctttattgtcctTTCAaccagtgttgtataaagtacccaaaagccatacttgagtaaaagtacaggtattttgttagaaaatgattCAAGTAAAAGTTagtcaaccattataattctacttgagtaaaagtcgaGATACTTAAAGTATCTAAAATAAACTGTActagtattttcatgaatgtattcaagtatggaaagtaaaagtagaagtaaattaataaaaaaagcaagactgtaatAATTTGGGCCATTATaaattttattctgtaaaaaTTTACTTGACTTGAATTTAATTTGACTTTTAGGCATTTAGAACTGGATAGCTGTGAAGTGTCCTGTTTCGTTTTTCCATACACGTGAgcttgtaactaaggccatgtccacatttagttgggtatttttaaaaagggagatttttctctgtgttttgacctttcgtcCAATGCAGTTTGAGGTCATTGAAAAcagagcttttggaaaactcaTTCCAAAGTGAATATTTTCCAAAACTCActgttttcagtggtgttgtgtggacaggggaaaTGGAGATTTTGACAAATTGACATCATTGTGtgccggtctccttgatttgatgtcagcattgtttatgaagatactttgtgcaatagcagacttgcgtaaactactgactgtgttaacgttGTTACTGGACTTTTTCCATgcgtgcacatacacacgcagtTACTCACGCATTACagtcatgaacagagagagggaatgtAATACGGAGCTCACTGCTAATTGCATACAAAACtcggacaacacacacagcgatggaggttttggacgagacccgCTCGGACTTCTACGTACTACAATGAAATTTTCACGTCAAGGGCATCGCTTTTCTGTGACACGCCACTGTTGTTAAACTATCGGAACCGGTAATAAAGTTTggtctaggcttctgattggctaggctcctgacagTACTTAACAGAGCgtttgcgttttcatgtggacaaagatatttttaacacgtAGGTCGTGTGGACAAGTCCAACAAATCTCTGTTTTTAGAAATACCCTGCTACGTGTGGACATAGTCTAAAGTCATCACTAACCACAACTTGTCTATAAACATAccacatacaacaacatacatacaacaaagttcaaacacaaaaaaggtGCAaacagctaggtgcaaacagagcaacgaaaaaatgcaaaatgtgcaaagaaaaaagtgcaaaaacaataagcgagcaaaaaaagaaaaaagaagggtGATGATCTAGTGTAACAGCACACGCAGAGCCCCCGACTCATGAGTTTTAACATTGTGTACTTATTTCCGGTGTTTCTAGGCTATTTAAACAGCATTTGTTAAACCTATCTTTGTTATACCTGCAGCATCGATTCCCCTTTAGAGTGCGTACCAAGACTTTATTCTCTCTTATaagattgctgtgtgtgtgtgtgacccttGTCTTCCCTAGTTGACTACGAGTTTTGGTTTTCGGTTTGTGGAAAGCCTGGTCATCGTGTGTTTCACTGCCCCAAGAAGCCTACCACATCTCAGGTAGAAGTTATTAAGATGGCAGATAAAGATTCACTCCCTGCCTTTTTTCTCCATAATGACTCTTGCTTTTCTGTTACTCTACGCCAAGTTACTCTTCCCAATGAATACCATGAATTCCACGAAGTTTTCAGCGAGTGTCTCCCTCTAAAGTGaagcgtgtatgtgtatatatatataataggaAACCTTAACATAatcttattattataacattattatattattattattatattatattaagattatcttattattataacataatcttattattataacattattatattattattattatattatattaagattattatcttattattataacaatcttattattataacttATTATAAAAGTAAGTAAATGGTTTGGAATGCAAAAGAATTGATttgataacatctaggactgtctgtctgttcatatatgtttgttgtttttttatgttgtttctcatgtaaagctgctttgagacaatgctctttgttaaaagtgctatacaaataaaattgaattgaattgaattgaattttgcaCTAATTATCCACAATGGATATGTCgtggactgctggacagtttTCTGCCTGAATATCAGAGGGTGGTTTGACAGGGTTTGTTTATACGTGTGCCATGTGTCTttgtttattcaattcaattcattttgtgtagcgccttttacaatgaacattgtctcaaagcagctttacaaaggaagagaaatggagaaaggagaggggaaaaaaatgaaaataaaaaatataaaaaataactaaatacagagaaataagaataaattattaaattaaattattaaactaacCCTAACCCGGCCGTATTTTGCTGTCTCAGAGCTGAAAGAAATGGATCCTCTCCCTCCAGTGAGGTAAAAATGAAACCCCACACTTTGTCTGCTTTGCAGTGCTGGACAAAGCTCTGTAGGTCATTTTGATTGTTGAGGATTCTGATGTTATCAGATCTGAACTGGATCAAAGCTCTAACCTGAGCATTTTTGTTTTGGAGCCACTGATACCTGCACTGTGAGCTGAATGGAGATTGGTCATTTCTGTCCAGAAGATCTCGCAAGTTCTTCTTTTCCCCTAATGCTCCTGTGCTTCGTATGGTCTTAATACAGGAGGCCAGTCTTCTCTGAAAATCGCACTGGTACTGCTGCAGAAGTGAAGAAAACTCAGACAGAGCTTCTTTTAAAGCTGGAAACTGTGTAAATACATCATGACCACCAACAACAGACATCAGATGTTGAGAGAAGCTGATGTCCATCTTTAGTTTTGCCAGAACGTCCTCTGCTTTATATAATTGATCTTGACTGATGTCTTTAACAATGCAAGCTGATGTTTGGTTCAGATTCTTCAGAGGATAAAGCCAGACTTTAAGAGGAACTGCTCCTGCATTCTGAAGTGCCCTCCCTACAGAATGTTGCAGAACATTTCCATCAATATAGTTAgctgttttttctgtttcagtGAGCCTACAGAGTAGATCAATCTGACTAGAGGAAGCGATCATCTTCGTGATCATGTCTTTCAGGTCTGTCTTTTTAGTGTTTCTGTCCTTCTTGCTATCAAAGACAAAAAATGCCTGAGATCCGTAAAGCACAGCTACAACCACATGTGTTGCCGTGGTCGAGCCGGTCACCGAGAGAAATCTGTCCTGTAGCAGTTCCTGACTGAGCATGTCCAGTCTGGTGGAGGTTCTGTAATGCACAGTGACCCGGTCCTGCAGCTCGGTCTGAACGGGATGATCAATAAATGCAGAAGCCCCAGTCATCTCCACCAGCCCTGATACAACACTAGCCCTCAGAGGAAGGCTCAGGTCTAAAGCTGTAAGTCTGTCCTGTAGAGAATCTCCATCTAAAATCCTCACATCAGTCTGGGGTCGAGGGATCGACAACTTCATGGAGGACATTAGGTTCTTTTCCCACAAATAGatatctgaaaatatatatatatataaaaaaaaaagacagcatcAGAGCATTCAATTGCCTTGATCAccacaagaaaaacaacaatgtTTAGTCCATCCCAGGAGGTTATATTTTCATAATATTAAGCAACATAGTGACATATGTTATGATCATAGTGAGAGATGTTCTTTTTCCATGTTATGTCAATGTCATAGGACCAAATTTTTGCGTATGCAGGAAGCAACAAAGCTAGGCTGCATTTGTTATCAAAGACAGCtttcatttaaatttcatttaacCACTTTCATTTACATAATGTGCTTCCCACGTACACCCACGCATGTTCATTTCCctaaaatgagagagaaaaaacctACTGAACTAGGTATATCTAGTGTGGGAAATAATTTTATAGTTTGAAGTGTATACGTATGGAATTCTTGTTTGCGTAAAATAACCAGGGGACAGCATGATTAAGTTTTCAGGTAAAGTTTATTCAGAAGATCGTTTGATTCGGAGAACAATATAGGGTTAACGCGACACATGACTCGGTTGCTGGCCTTGCATGTAGTCTGCAAGGGCTTTAGAGAATGAGCAGCCATATCGGTgctgtcagtctggcaggctttctcagcGATAGCAGGCTTGCCAAATTTGCACCAGTCAATATTAGAGCTGTACTTCAGGTCATCATGACCAATCTTCACCCTGCTGATACCCTGAGAGGCAATGACCTCATGATGGAGCAAACGCAGAGCATGTTGAACAGCAATGGTAGTACCATGTGAAATGACTAGATCAAATATACAGAAGAGGAGAGATAGATGAAAAAGCAGTGAAATGTAAAACgcaataataaagaaagatggGGGTAGGCCCCTAcagaactgagaacttacccatgctgtccacTGTGGTTGAATGAGTCACCTGAGAAAGTGGAGCTGAAGaaaatcccactggtgggggcggagatgcccacatttttaatataatgattctcgaaagtttaattataatggtattcgaaaagttatAAATCCAAAGATAATGGTGCCAAAAAAGAACCTAATgctccaaaaaagaaaataggtgGGACTTTCTCAGCAGAAAGCTGGTGACGTGTTACATTTGGAAAGATAaggaaaatggataaaaagacAATGTTTGGAGATGCCaagagagaggttgttgggacgctcatgcgtgagcatctcaattcttgtatcagcggtgattgcaaataaaatctCATTCAATCTGAATTCATCTAGTCTGCATGTTTTGTCTTATTTGGTTagagtctcactcagactgagctgtcgggtcagtgtggaatTGGAGTCAGATTTTGTAGTGAAGTAGTGTTAGCAAGTAGAACAGAATTTTTTCCACACTAGATATGTAAAATGAAGGGTGCATAGAAGGGTGAACCTCTGCACCACTTGGGACAGTCTGACCCCATCTCAGTGTTCCTCTACTCAAAttcaaaattcaaattttatttgtcaaatacaaaatcatacacaatacaataagtgaaatgcttttttttgacTGTCCTTGTTCCAAAAGAAAgattaataaaaatagaaatataaaactaacaagttatagaaataaataaaaaatatgataaattaaCAAAATACCAATGAGATaccaaatataaatacacctggtcactcaataccaactccatcaccaagaaagcccagcagcacctctacttcctgaggaggctgaggaaagcccatctccctcaccCCCATcttgactgtgttctacagaggcaCCAtagagagcgtcctgagcagctgcatcactgcctggtttggaaactgcaccgtctcggatcgcaagacccttcagcggatagtgaggacagctgagaagatcattggagtctctcttcccgctatcaaggacatttacattgcacgctgcatccacaaagctaagagtattgtggatgaccccacacaccccacacacactcttacatacactATGTGTCCAGGTTATTAATCTCCTGTAGGTAGGTCGCCTCATCATTGTTGGAGATCAGTCCCATCACCACTGTATCATCCGCAAACTTaacgatgttggtggagctgtaCATGACCACACAGTCATTTACAGTAGGTGtgcagtgagtacagcagggggctcaaaacacaaccctggggggctccagtgctgagggtaagtgagggtgagacatggtcgcccacccgtactgcctgtggtctgtgTGTCAGGAAGTAGGAGATCCATCGACACAGGGACAGGCTGAAgtccaggatctccaacttagtgatgagtatggagggaattatggtgttaaacgctgaactgtagtgaACAAACCacattttaacataattcccctttctgctGTTCAGGTGGCTCAGggctgtgtgatggagtgtggaCTGAAGAATGTGATTAGGTGGTTCAGGTGCAATGAGTGGGAGCTGTTTTAGAACTTATCTACATGTGTGAGGACACTTCTATTGAACTGGATGATAACACTTTAGCATAAATAAGCTACACAAGCATGTGCATCTATACCCTTTAAACTGATCTGGACATACACTAACCAAAAGCTCAAATATCCAGCGAGGTTCAATCCATACTATGTGCCTGTTCTGCTGCATTTGTCTCATGTAATGCAACTGATTATACAAGATGGCCAGATCTGACCTTTGTGGAATCATAAGGGATGCCAAGAAACAATACAGACTGAGGCTGGAGTGTCACTTCACCACCACTGACACCCGGCACATGTAGCAGGGACTGTGAAATGAGGCAGGCTATCATGGCAGAAGCAGGAAAGATCACTGATAGCCATATCAGTAAGCTGGTTAGTGGGAGCATGGATAATTCTCCATTTAGAGTCTTGTTTGCAGAAGTATTTTGGGAAAATAAGCCTACAGAAAATAGCTTGCCCTGTCCACAGTCTGTTTGAAAAGGGAAGGGCAGCTCCAGGACAATAACTACAAACACAGGAACCCCACAGAACTGAATGGTGAGCCACATTCTCTACATGTTCTTCACCCATTTTTGTGTGCCCTTTCAGAATAACCCCATTATTATCAAAGTTGCTGACAATACAATGTCacatattgtgtatatatatatatatatatatatatatatatatatatatatatatatatatatatatatatatatatatatatatatatacacacactatattgccaaaagtattcgctcacctgccttgactcgcatatgaacttaagtgacatcccattcctaatccatagggttcaatatgacgtcggtccaccctttgcagctataacagcttcaactcttctgggaaggctgtccacaaggtttaggagtgtgtttatgggaatttttgaccattcttccagaagcgcatttgtgaggtcacacactgatgttggacgagaaggcctggctctcagtctccgctctaattcatcccaaaggtgttctatcaggttgaggtcaggactctctgcaggccagtcaagttcctccacaccagactctgtcatccatgtctttatggaccttgctttgtgcactggtgcacagtcatgttggaagaggaaggggccagctccaaactgttcccacaaagttgggagcatggaattgtccaaaatgtcttggtatgctgaagcattcagagttcctttcactggaactaaggggccaagcccagctcctgaaaaacaaccccacaccataataccccctccaccaaactttacacttggcacaatgcagtcagacaagtaccgttctcctggcaaccgccaaacccagactcgtccatcagattgccagatggagaagcgcgattcgtcactccagagaacgcatctccacttctctagagtccagtggcagcctgctttacaccactgcatccgacactttgcattgcacttggtgatgcatggcttggatgcagctgctcggccatggaaacccattccacgaagctctctgcgcactgttcttgagctaatctgaaggccacatgaagtttggatgtctgtagcgactgactctgcagaaagttggcgacctctttgcactatgcacctcagcatccactgaccccgctctgtcagtttacgtggcctgctgagttgctgtcgttcccaaacacttccacgttcttataatacagctgacagttgaccgtggaatatttaggagcgagaaaatttcacgactggatttgttgcacaggtggcatcctatcacagttccacactggaattcactgagctcctgagagcgacccattctttcacaaatgtttgtaaaaacagtctgcatgtctaggtgcttgattttatacacctgtggccatggaagtgattggaacacctgattctgattatttggatgggtgagtgaatacttttggcaatatagtgtgtatatatatatatacatacatacacacacacacatatatatatatctatatatatatatgaaacctccaacactaaattggccagtgtttcagtttcattgtccaacccctgtatgtgtgtgtgtgtgtgtatatatatatatatatatatatatatatatatatatatatatatatatatatatatatatatatatatataatatcgtctcaggaacagcatctccagcaccaccacactgagcaggGTCCTCAGGGCTATGTGCTCagcccactgctgttcactctgcttaCTAACAACTGTGTAGCAATGCACAACTTGAACCACATCATCAAGATTGCCGATAACAcgactgtggtgggtctcatcaagAAGAACGacaagtcagcatacagagaggaggtgcaacaaggCTAAAAATCTGTTTCTGAATGTCTCTGAACCTCTTCTGACTAAAGTATTATTTGACTGATCGTTATCAGTTGCTAGATCtaaatggtgacttctctaaGCATGCTAAGGTTAAGTTCAGTGGCATGACATAATGAACACTTGCCAACTattttgttggtccccttttgctaccaaaacagccctgacccgttgaggcatggactccacaagatccctgaaggtgtgctgtggtatctagcaccaaattgttagcagcagatcctttaagtcctgtaaattgtgaGGTGGGATCTCCAtgtatcagacttgtttgtccagcacatcccatagatgctggattggattgagatctggggaatttgaaggtcaagtcaacacctcaaactggttgttgtgttcaaactattcctgaaccaATTTTGCTTTCTGGCACGGCACAGTCTCCTGCTGAATGACTTGCCAGTTCAGCACTGTTCCTCCCTAgaaccacttttaatagatactgaccactgcagatcaggaacaccccataagagctggAGTTgtcccattttttctgcttctaacacatcaacattgaagagataatcagtgttattcacttcacctattggtggtcataatgttatgcctggtcagtataTGCTACCCTGGTATAATTATTCATAATGCTTCCACTGTTATGTTGATAGCATACAGTTATATGATTCATGTATAAAGCAGCAGATTAATATGATAAAAATATGTAAAGGAAATTAGACAGTGGATGACATCTAACCTCTTCCTGCTTAACTTTCACAAGACACAGGAGTGCTTTTACTAGGACCCCATACAGTCAGAAGTAAGCTTTTTGATTACAGAGTAATTCTGGATGGTcttcctgtttcatcatgttCAGCAGTAAAAGGCCTTGGCATGATTAATGACTCCAGCCTTTCATTTAACTTTCATGTGAATAATATGACTAGGGTAGCCTACTTTCATTTCaaaaatattgctaagataaatATATTGTCACTTCATTATGTAGAAAGACTAGTTtctgcttttgttacctctaggttggattactGTAATACcctactgtctggatgttccagtaggagcataaacaatcTCCAGTTAGTTCAGAaacacagcagctagagtcctaactagaaccagaagatatgaacacatcactcctatcttaaCCACACTGCATTgactcccagtcaaattttacattataaaatactattactagCTATAAAACACTGAATGGTCTCATGCCACAGTACCCAAGcgatcttttgttttgtttttattatctgCCACATCTACTTCATtcaaaaggtgcaggctatTTGTTTGTACCTCAAGtagtaaaggctacagcaggggacATTTTTCTTACAAAACTCCACAGTTAGGGAATAGTGTTCAGAACACAGTCCTGGCTGTTTAAGTCCAGGCTCATTTGTTGAGTCGACCCctttaatgaatatttttttcttaagtaCAGTGCCTGAAatttttattactatattttatatagttgatatttgatatttatatGACCCAAAACATCATTAGATTTTCAGTCATAAAAGTAGACAAATTGGaccaatcaaacaaataaaacaaaatatgcaGCTActcaggacgctctcaatggtccctctgtagaaggtggtcaggatgagaggtggaagatgagccttcctcaacCTTCGCAGAAAGTAGAGATGCTgatgggctttcttggtgataaAGCTAGTGTttagtgaccaggtgaggtcctccgccaaggaatttggtgctcttgacgatctccctgatggacccatcgatgttcagtggagaattgtcactctgtgctctcctgaactcaacaaccatctctttagttttCCCcacattcagagacaggttgttgcctttacaccaggctgttagcacTCTCTGTAggctgactcatcgttcttgctgatgagacccaccacggtcgtgtgaTCGGCGAACTTcatgatgtggttggatctgtgcattgctgcacagtcgtgagtcagcaaagtgaacagcagtggactgagcacacagccctgaggagctccagggctcagtgtggtggtgctggaggtgctgttcccaatccggactgactgaggtcttccagtcaggaaatccagggaggtgttgatgcccagcagactcagcttctcgatcaggtgctgaggaatgatcgtattgaatgctgaactgaagtcactGAACAGCATGCGTaagtaagtgtctttattgtccaggtgtgtggggccagatggagggttgtggtgatggcatcgtctgtggagcgatttggacaatacgcaaactgcatggggtcaagtgaaggtggcagcaggttcttgatgtgcctcatgacaagcctctcgaagcacttcatgatgatgggtttGAGTGCCATGGGACAGTAGTCATTGAGacaagacactggagacttcttcggcaTGGGAATGATGGTGGTTGACTTTAGGCATGTTGGGACGACGGCGCTggtcagggagatgttgaagatgtccgtGAAGACATCTTcactagctgttctgcacattacctgagcactctgccaggaatgttgtctggccCAGCATCTTTCCCTGGGTTGACTTTGCATAGAGTTTTCCTCATGTCAGCCGTGTTGAGACAGAACACCTGGTCCTCTGGagaagggatggtcttcctcgctgtcacgtcattttgtgcctcaaaccgagtgtAGAAGatgttcagcgcatctggaaggaaggcatcactgtcacaggcaggtggagctggcctgtagttagtgatggactggatgccttgccacatgtaCAGAGAGTTACCACTGCTCTGaaagtggccatggattctctgggagtgtgcacacttcgcctctctgatggttTAAGACAGTTTGGCCCGTGCTGTTTTTAGGGCGTCCTTGTTtccagctctgaaggcagagtctctggatcttagcagcgcacacacctttgcggtcatccacgGCTGGTTTGATCGTGTGGTAATGGACTTGGAGatggtcacgtcatcgatgcactttccaatgtagctggtcactgatgacgTGTATTCCTCAAAGTCTGTGGtttcgccgttggttgcagcttCCCTGAACatatcccagtcagtgcactcgaaacagtcctgaagagcagagattgctcctgctggccaggttttaacctgtttcagaaccagtTGAGAgcatctgacgagtggtctgtatgctgaaatcaacataacagagatgtggtctgagtagttGAGGgtggggctccgcacgataggCGCCGGGAATgattgtgtaaacaagatccagcgtgttcgccc
This portion of the Hemibagrus wyckioides isolate EC202008001 linkage group LG29, SWU_Hwy_1.0, whole genome shotgun sequence genome encodes:
- the LOC131349202 gene encoding stonustoxin subunit alpha-like isoform X1 encodes the protein MMKLGQIPSPCLSFKSDQSMDESPGFSNESITPDIRMKLGQIPSPCLSFKSDQSIDEPPRFCNENITAYNRKRFKTRPELKINISLDHMLKQAGFSPALPAQSYAGPGDMACDLCTGKRRRAVKWCLTCSVAYCETHVRKHYTVEALQKHKLTDVTGDPETRTCQLHHRALEAFCNTDKVFICLVCVMEEHKDHDIVLAKGGSHATEAKLTPNPHSTAIQNRECKAEIKRLFKHIKELTAKVKSLERAESELSHLSKRVFGGLQDGPDFTSEFVEVAALGRQLDLGMLYDCCSDSFSSDIYLWEKNLMSSMKLSIPRPQTDVRILDGDSLQDRLTALDLSLPLRASVVSGLVEMTGASAFIDHPVQTELQDRVTVHYRTSTRLDMLSQELLQDRFLSVTGSTTATHVVVAVLYGSQAFFVFDSKKDRNTKKTDLKDMITKMIASSSQIDLLCRLTETEKTANYIDGNVLQHSVGRALQNAGAVPLKVWLYPLKNLNQTSACIVKDISQDQLYKAEDVLAKLKMDISFSQHLMSVVGGHDVFTQFPALKEALSEFSSLLQQYQCDFQRRLASCIKTIRSTGALGEKKNLRDLLDRNDQSPFSSQCRYQWLQNKNAQVRALIQFRSDNIRILNNQNDLQSFVQHCKADKVWGFIFTSLEGEDPFLSALRQQNTAGLGLV
- the LOC131349202 gene encoding stonustoxin subunit alpha-like isoform X2 encodes the protein MKLGQIPSPCLSFKSDQSIDEPPRFCNENITAYNRKRFKTRPELKINISLDHMLKQAGFSPALPAQSYAGPGDMACDLCTGKRRRAVKWCLTCSVAYCETHVRKHYTVEALQKHKLTDVTGDPETRTCQLHHRALEAFCNTDKVFICLVCVMEEHKDHDIVLAKGGSHATEAKLTPNPHSTAIQNRECKAEIKRLFKHIKELTAKVKSLERAESELSHLSKRVFGGLQDGPDFTSEFVEVAALGRQLDLGMLYDCCSDSFSSDIYLWEKNLMSSMKLSIPRPQTDVRILDGDSLQDRLTALDLSLPLRASVVSGLVEMTGASAFIDHPVQTELQDRVTVHYRTSTRLDMLSQELLQDRFLSVTGSTTATHVVVAVLYGSQAFFVFDSKKDRNTKKTDLKDMITKMIASSSQIDLLCRLTETEKTANYIDGNVLQHSVGRALQNAGAVPLKVWLYPLKNLNQTSACIVKDISQDQLYKAEDVLAKLKMDISFSQHLMSVVGGHDVFTQFPALKEALSEFSSLLQQYQCDFQRRLASCIKTIRSTGALGEKKNLRDLLDRNDQSPFSSQCRYQWLQNKNAQVRALIQFRSDNIRILNNQNDLQSFVQHCKADKVWGFIFTSLEGEDPFLSALRQQNTAGLGLV